A portion of the Flavobacterium limnophilum genome contains these proteins:
- a CDS encoding 2'-5' RNA ligase family protein, with protein MTRNIPLYSLVIFPNPEQSTLIKSYKQLLKNHVGWFGSANAAGHITIINFENELSLQLYLDRIREFCKSVVTQKVTLNACDSFGESTFFISPDKASQQYLDNLIIDLHQYLGFKIKKAHAHLSIARGLNAEKMKIAYELFRNTPINLQFNCDSFHLRRFNDQTKQYSDIIEKIDFGK; from the coding sequence ATGACTCGTAATATTCCCCTATACTCATTGGTCATTTTTCCCAATCCTGAGCAATCGACTTTGATTAAATCTTATAAACAATTGCTCAAAAATCATGTTGGCTGGTTTGGTAGTGCCAATGCAGCGGGACATATTACAATAATCAACTTTGAAAACGAACTCTCACTTCAGCTTTATCTTGACAGGATTAGAGAATTCTGTAAGTCTGTCGTTACACAAAAAGTGACTTTAAACGCTTGTGATTCTTTTGGAGAAAGCACCTTTTTCATTTCACCAGATAAAGCTTCACAACAATACCTCGATAATCTCATTATAGATTTACATCAATATTTAGGTTTTAAAATCAAAAAAGCCCACGCTCATTTAAGCATTGCCCGTGGGCTTAATGCAGAAAAAATGAAAATAGCCTACGAACTGTTCAGAAATACTCCAATTAATTTACAATTTAACTGTGATTCATTTCACCTTAGGAGATTCAACGACCAGACCAAACAATATTCTGATATCATAGAGAAAATTGATTTCGGGAAATAG
- a CDS encoding DUF4294 domain-containing protein, with translation MKIVNFLLFFLFLSISSNAQQVQNDTAKMGYVLTENDTIFNDTIQLEEIVIYKGKVDVESKKQFDLLKNRVYKTYPYAKMASERLTALNRGMKSMKTAKDKKKYFKIIEDYLNNEFEARLKKLSRKQGQILIKLIHRQTGITTYELVRTLKSGWTAFWSNTTAKMFDLNLKTPYAPYQVNEDYLIETILVRAFESGRLINQPPATPVDYDDLTNFWLNKAINEKK, from the coding sequence ATGAAGATTGTTAATTTCCTTTTGTTTTTTCTTTTCCTCTCAATTTCGTCCAATGCACAACAAGTTCAAAATGACACAGCCAAAATGGGTTATGTCTTGACGGAAAATGATACTATATTTAATGATACCATTCAATTGGAAGAAATAGTTATCTATAAAGGAAAAGTGGATGTAGAGTCCAAGAAGCAATTCGATCTTCTCAAAAACCGAGTTTATAAAACCTATCCTTATGCCAAAATGGCTTCCGAGCGATTGACGGCATTAAATCGAGGAATGAAAAGTATGAAAACAGCCAAAGATAAAAAGAAATATTTCAAAATTATCGAAGACTACCTTAACAACGAATTTGAAGCCAGACTCAAAAAACTTTCCCGCAAGCAAGGTCAGATACTCATCAAGTTGATTCATCGTCAAACCGGCATCACAACTTATGAATTGGTAAGAACCCTAAAAAGTGGATGGACGGCCTTTTGGTCCAACACCACCGCCAAAATGTTTGATCTTAACCTGAAAACACCTTATGCTCCATATCAGGTCAACGAAGATTATTTAATCGAAACCATATTGGTAAGAGCCTTCGAATCGGGAAGATTGATTAATCAACCTCCAGCTACACCAGTTGATTATGATGATTTGACCAATTTTTGGTTAAACAAGGCCATTAACGAAAAGAAGTAA
- a CDS encoding M42 family metallopeptidase, with protein MSSKSILKKTSLTFLENYLNNASPTGYESSGQKLWMEYLKPYVDTFITDTYGTAVGVINPDAPYKVVIEGHADEISWYVNYITDDGLIYVIRNGGSDHQIAPSKRVNIHTKKGIVKGVFGWPAIHTRNRGKEEAPKIDNLFIDIGCSKKEEVDALGVHVGCVITYPDEFMVLNENKFVCRAIDNRMGGFMIAEVARLLHENKIKLPFGLYITNSVQEEVGLRGAEMITKTIKPNAAIITDVCHDSTTPMIEKKIEGETKIGKGPVITYAPAVQNNLRELILDTAEEKKIPFQRLASSRVTGTDTDAFAYSNGGVASALISLPLRYMHTTVEMVHRDDVENVIKLIYETLLKMENNETFSYFK; from the coding sequence ATGAGTTCAAAATCGATATTAAAAAAGACTTCGCTAACGTTTTTAGAAAACTACCTTAACAATGCTTCTCCAACTGGATACGAAAGTTCGGGTCAAAAACTGTGGATGGAGTACCTAAAACCTTATGTGGACACTTTTATTACGGATACCTATGGAACTGCGGTGGGGGTTATCAATCCGGATGCTCCTTACAAAGTAGTAATTGAAGGTCACGCCGATGAAATTTCTTGGTACGTGAATTACATCACCGATGATGGGTTGATTTACGTGATTCGAAATGGAGGTTCCGATCATCAAATTGCGCCTTCAAAACGAGTTAACATTCATACCAAGAAAGGAATCGTGAAAGGTGTTTTTGGATGGCCAGCCATTCATACCCGCAATCGAGGCAAGGAAGAGGCTCCAAAAATAGACAACTTATTCATTGACATTGGTTGTTCCAAAAAAGAAGAAGTGGATGCACTGGGAGTTCACGTGGGTTGCGTGATTACCTATCCTGATGAATTTATGGTTTTGAACGAAAACAAATTTGTTTGTCGCGCCATAGATAATCGAATGGGTGGATTCATGATTGCCGAAGTGGCTCGTTTGCTGCACGAAAACAAAATCAAGCTTCCTTTTGGATTGTATATTACCAATTCCGTTCAAGAAGAAGTGGGACTTCGCGGTGCCGAAATGATTACCAAAACCATCAAACCCAATGCCGCCATCATAACCGATGTTTGCCACGATTCCACTACTCCAATGATTGAAAAGAAAATCGAGGGAGAAACCAAAATCGGAAAAGGTCCCGTTATTACTTATGCGCCGGCGGTTCAAAACAATTTGAGGGAGCTTATATTGGATACAGCCGAAGAGAAAAAAATTCCTTTTCAAAGATTGGCTTCTTCAAGAGTTACCGGAACGGATACCGATGCTTTTGCCTACAGCAATGGTGGAGTTGCCTCGGCATTAATTTCGTTGCCGCTGCGTTACATGCACACCACGGTTGAAATGGTGCATCGCGATGATGTGGAAAACGTGATCAAATTGATATATGAAACTTTATTAAAAATGGAAAACAACGAAACGTTTTCTTATTTCAAATAG
- a CDS encoding ABC transporter ATP-binding protein, with product MLQVKNISFTYIENPVIENISFEIAKGQNVAVIGESGCGKSTLLKLMYGLHDLDNGEIAYNGEPILGPKYNLIPGEDYIKYLAQDFDLMPYVTVEENVGKFLSNIYKAEKKARVHELLGMVEMTEFAKVKAKYLSGGQQQRVALARVLALEPEILLLDEPFSQIDSFRKNALRRNLFNYFKKKQITCVIATHDSNEALSFSDETIVLQNGKLIAKGNSKELHDNPPSYYVASLFGEVNELKLSHFTDSDEIDQTLLLYPYQLKVVEEGKMKAIVKQCYFKGSHYLVKAAFERKAIFFNHDTELELNQEVSLTIAR from the coding sequence ATGCTTCAAGTAAAAAATATTTCCTTCACTTATATTGAAAATCCCGTTATCGAAAACATTAGTTTCGAAATTGCCAAAGGCCAGAATGTGGCTGTTATTGGCGAAAGTGGTTGCGGTAAAAGCACCTTGTTGAAATTGATGTATGGTTTACATGATTTGGATAATGGGGAAATAGCATATAATGGCGAACCTATTCTGGGACCCAAATACAATCTAATTCCGGGTGAAGATTACATCAAATATTTGGCGCAGGATTTTGATTTGATGCCTTACGTGACTGTCGAAGAAAACGTGGGCAAGTTTTTGTCCAATATTTATAAAGCCGAGAAAAAAGCACGAGTTCATGAACTGTTGGGAATGGTCGAAATGACCGAATTTGCCAAAGTAAAGGCAAAATACTTGAGCGGAGGCCAACAACAAAGAGTCGCTTTGGCAAGAGTTTTGGCATTGGAGCCCGAAATTCTTTTGTTGGACGAACCTTTTAGCCAGATCGATTCCTTCAGGAAAAATGCCTTGCGCCGCAATTTATTTAATTATTTCAAGAAAAAGCAAATCACTTGCGTCATTGCCACCCACGACAGCAACGAAGCTTTGTCCTTTTCGGATGAAACCATCGTGCTGCAAAACGGGAAATTGATTGCCAAGGGAAATTCCAAAGAATTACACGACAATCCGCCCAGTTATTATGTTGCCTCTCTTTTTGGAGAAGTCAACGAGTTGAAACTATCTCATTTTACCGATTCAGATGAAATAGACCAAACGCTTTTGTTGTATCCGTATCAACTGAAAGTGGTTGAAGAGGGAAAAATGAAAGCCATTGTGAAACAATGTTATTTCAAGGGAAGCCATTATTTGGTCAAAGCCGCTTTCGAAAGAAAAGCCATTTTCTTCAATCACGATACAGAATTGGAATTGAACCAGGAAGTGAGTTTGACCATTGCTCGATGA
- a CDS encoding DUF2238 domain-containing protein, translated as MKNIYIMLAVFFGTLIWSITNPKEGFTCFLEIIPAIIGVLVLAFTFNKFRFTNFTYFLILIHCIILFVGGHYTYAEVPLFDYIREIFHQSRNNYDKVGHFAQGLIPAMIIRELFIRKKVISNQRFFNFIIVSICLAISAAYEWIEWGVSIATGDGGDAFLGTQGYVWDTQSDMLFATIGAIVGLILFSKIQDSQLEKIQKSV; from the coding sequence ATGAAGAATATCTACATAATGCTGGCCGTTTTTTTTGGAACTTTAATTTGGTCGATTACCAATCCAAAAGAAGGTTTCACTTGTTTCCTGGAAATTATTCCGGCAATAATTGGCGTTTTGGTATTGGCCTTTACTTTCAATAAATTTAGGTTTACCAATTTTACTTATTTCTTGATCCTGATTCATTGCATTATTCTGTTCGTTGGCGGACATTATACTTACGCCGAAGTGCCGCTGTTTGATTACATCAGGGAAATTTTTCATCAAAGCAGGAATAATTATGACAAAGTGGGTCACTTTGCCCAAGGCTTAATTCCAGCAATGATTATTAGGGAGTTGTTTATTCGCAAGAAAGTAATCAGCAATCAACGCTTTTTTAACTTCATTATTGTTTCCATTTGTTTGGCGATAAGTGCGGCTTACGAATGGATCGAATGGGGAGTTTCAATTGCAACCGGAGATGGAGGCGATGCTTTTTTGGGAACACAAGGTTATGTTTGGGACACGCAATCGGACATGTTGTTTGCCACAATTGGAGCAATTGTTGGACTAATCCTGTTTTCAAAAATTCAGGATAGCCAACTGGAGAAAATACAAAAGTCTGTTTAA
- the yajC gene encoding preprotein translocase subunit YajC: MEQLTQFAPFLLMFVVIYFFMIRPQQKRAKQEKEFESTLKVGDKIITKSGLHGKVAELSEGTVVIETMAGKLKMERSAISMEMSAALNKK; encoded by the coding sequence ATGGAACAATTAACTCAATTTGCACCGTTTCTATTAATGTTTGTCGTTATCTATTTCTTCATGATTAGACCACAACAAAAAAGAGCCAAACAAGAAAAAGAATTCGAAAGCACTTTAAAAGTAGGCGATAAAATCATCACCAAAAGTGGACTTCACGGAAAAGTGGCCGAACTTTCAGAAGGAACTGTTGTTATCGAAACAATGGCTGGAAAACTGAAAATGGAGCGTTCTGCCATCTCAATGGAAATGAGTGCTGCTTTGAACAAAAAATAA
- the nusB gene encoding transcription antitermination factor NusB: protein MQSIYAMHQNGSDDLVKEEKFLYYSIDAMQDLYLIMLSALIEICKKETIFLHLSSQKHLATPQERKPNEKFIKNAIFQILAENNSLSIALENRKIDNWTLNDDYILLLLNDIKQSKLYQNYMLNSVNTFQEDKDFIVDLFMDVIVPNEKLYDYLEDHKLTWIDDIPVVNTEIIKQLKAIKNVEEGNFRVPKLFKDNEDKDFVRDLFRKTVLNEKELAKEYDDKTPNWDSDRIAEMDTIILKMAICEFLKFPSIPVKVTLNEYLELAKEYSTPKSSIFINGILDNLVKELETNKRIQKVGRGLM from the coding sequence ATGCAATCCATTTATGCGATGCATCAAAATGGTTCAGATGATTTGGTAAAAGAAGAAAAATTCCTTTACTACAGTATTGATGCCATGCAGGATTTATATCTTATAATGCTGTCCGCCCTGATAGAAATTTGCAAAAAAGAAACCATCTTTTTGCACCTCTCCAGTCAAAAACATCTTGCCACTCCGCAAGAGCGCAAACCCAACGAAAAGTTTATCAAAAACGCTATTTTTCAAATACTTGCCGAAAACAATTCGTTGAGCATAGCATTGGAAAATCGCAAAATTGACAATTGGACATTGAACGATGACTATATTTTGCTGCTTCTCAATGACATCAAGCAAAGCAAATTGTACCAAAATTACATGCTTAATTCGGTAAACACATTCCAGGAAGACAAGGATTTTATCGTTGATTTGTTTATGGACGTGATTGTTCCAAATGAAAAACTTTACGATTATCTGGAAGACCACAAGCTGACCTGGATTGACGATATTCCGGTGGTAAACACTGAAATTATCAAGCAATTGAAAGCCATAAAAAATGTTGAAGAAGGGAATTTCAGGGTTCCAAAATTATTCAAGGACAATGAAGACAAGGATTTTGTCCGAGATTTGTTCCGAAAAACAGTCTTGAACGAAAAAGAATTGGCCAAAGAATATGACGATAAAACCCCCAACTGGGACAGCGACAGGATTGCCGAAATGGACACGATTATCCTCAAAATGGCGATTTGCGAATTTTTGAAATTCCCGTCGATTCCCGTGAAAGTTACTTTGAACGAATATCTGGAATTGGCCAAAGAATATTCCACGCCAAAAAGCAGTATTTTTATCAACGGAATTTTGGATAATTTGGTCAAAGAATTGGAAACCAACAAACGAATCCAGAAAGTGGGTCGCGGGTTAATGTAA
- a CDS encoding ABC transporter ATP-binding protein — protein sequence MKELLYLNKYFVKYKFSFLLGIIITIVAQIFSLFTPKLISQSFKAIEDFAKDETVSKSFIQQELVSNILLIIATTIIAGFLTFLMRQTLIVMSRHIEFDLKNEVFRQYENLSQNFYKQNRTGDLMNRISEDVSKVRMYVGPAVMYTINTIIRFAIVIVYMFNVSPLLTLYTLLPLPILSYAIFRISSEINKRSTVFQQYLSKVSSFTQEIFSGIRVIKAYSLEDQHQNNMVELADESKSKSLSLARIQALFGPLMMALIGISNLVVIYFGGIMYINGTIKSIGTIAEFILYVNMLTWPVASLGWVSSMVQEAEASQKRINEFLKIEPEIQNNNPERSIIEGTITFENVSYTYEDTNIKALENVTFTVHKGETLAILGKTGSGKSTIVSLISRLYDVTDGHIRIDGKEISTVNLYDLRNSIGIVPQDAFLFSDSIKNNIKFGKENATDEEVQAAAKSAVVHDNIMGFNKQYETILGERGITLSGGQKQRVSIARAIIKNPEILLFDDCLSAVDTETEEAILNNLHEICKDKTTIIVSHRVSSAKNADRIIILDEGRIIEQGSHNQLINEEGYYAALYLKQLSEKELQ from the coding sequence ATGAAAGAATTACTATATCTCAATAAATACTTTGTCAAATACAAATTCAGCTTTTTGCTGGGAATCATCATTACCATAGTTGCCCAAATATTTTCCCTGTTCACGCCAAAATTAATCAGCCAATCATTTAAGGCAATCGAAGATTTCGCAAAAGACGAAACGGTGTCCAAATCCTTTATCCAGCAGGAATTAGTCTCTAATATCCTCTTGATAATTGCCACGACAATCATTGCGGGTTTCCTGACTTTCTTGATGCGACAAACCCTTATCGTGATGTCGCGCCACATCGAATTCGATTTGAAAAACGAGGTTTTCAGGCAATACGAAAACCTGTCGCAGAATTTCTACAAACAAAACCGAACGGGAGATTTGATGAACCGCATCAGCGAAGATGTTTCCAAGGTGAGAATGTACGTTGGTCCTGCCGTGATGTACACCATAAATACGATTATTCGTTTTGCCATCGTGATCGTGTACATGTTCAACGTATCGCCGTTGCTGACTTTGTACACCTTGCTCCCCTTGCCTATTTTGTCGTATGCGATATTTAGAATTAGTTCCGAGATCAATAAAAGAAGCACCGTTTTCCAACAATATTTATCCAAAGTTTCCAGTTTTACCCAGGAAATATTTTCGGGAATCCGGGTTATAAAAGCCTATTCATTGGAAGACCAACACCAAAACAACATGGTGGAATTGGCAGACGAAAGCAAAAGCAAGAGTTTGAGTTTGGCCAGAATCCAGGCTTTATTTGGCCCCTTGATGATGGCACTTATCGGAATAAGCAACTTGGTCGTGATTTATTTTGGTGGAATAATGTACATCAACGGCACCATCAAAAGCATTGGAACCATTGCCGAATTTATCCTGTACGTGAACATGCTGACTTGGCCGGTAGCTTCGTTGGGTTGGGTTTCGTCCATGGTTCAAGAAGCCGAAGCCTCCCAAAAACGCATCAACGAATTCCTTAAAATCGAACCGGAAATACAAAACAACAACCCGGAAAGATCGATTATCGAAGGCACGATTACTTTCGAAAACGTGAGCTACACCTACGAAGACACCAATATAAAAGCATTGGAAAACGTTACTTTCACGGTTCACAAAGGCGAAACTTTGGCCATTCTCGGAAAAACAGGCTCTGGAAAATCGACCATAGTTTCCTTGATTTCCCGTTTGTATGATGTAACCGACGGACATATCAGGATTGACGGAAAAGAAATTAGCACCGTGAATTTATATGATTTGCGAAACAGCATCGGTATTGTGCCCCAAGACGCCTTTTTGTTCTCGGACAGCATCAAAAACAACATCAAGTTTGGCAAAGAAAATGCCACTGACGAAGAAGTACAGGCTGCCGCCAAAAGTGCCGTGGTGCATGACAATATCATGGGTTTCAACAAACAATATGAAACCATTCTGGGCGAAAGGGGAATCACGCTTTCGGGTGGACAAAAACAAAGGGTTTCCATAGCAAGGGCGATTATCAAAAACCCTGAAATTCTGCTCTTTGACGATTGCTTGTCGGCAGTGGATACCGAAACCGAAGAAGCCATTTTGAACAACTTGCATGAAATTTGCAAGGACAAAACCACCATTATTGTCAGTCACAGGGTATCATCGGCAAAGAATGCCGATCGAATTATCATCCTTGATGAAGGTCGAATTATTGAACAAGGTTCTCATAATCAATTGATAAATGAAGAAGGCTATTATGCAGCCTTGTATTTGAAACAACTTTCTGAAAAAGAATTGCAATAA
- a CDS encoding PUR family DNA/RNA-binding protein, with translation MRENDILEKEEIFSKVLRAGRRTYFFDVRATKADDYYITITESKKFTEIDGSFHFKKHKIYLYKEDFAAFAEILEEMTSYVLNHKGEEVISERHQKDFKKEYSEKEQEELALPSTSSFTDIDFDDI, from the coding sequence ATGAGAGAAAATGACATATTAGAAAAAGAAGAGATTTTTTCAAAAGTATTACGAGCTGGAAGAAGAACTTATTTCTTTGATGTAAGAGCCACAAAAGCCGACGATTATTACATTACCATTACCGAAAGCAAGAAGTTTACCGAAATAGACGGCTCTTTTCACTTCAAGAAGCACAAAATATATTTATACAAAGAAGATTTTGCCGCTTTTGCAGAAATTTTAGAGGAAATGACTTCCTACGTTTTGAACCACAAAGGCGAAGAAGTAATCTCCGAAAGACACCAAAAAGATTTCAAAAAGGAATATTCCGAAAAAGAACAAGAGGAATTAGCCTTGCCATCAACATCAAGTTTCACCGATATTGATTTTGACGATATTTAA
- a CDS encoding YbhB/YbcL family Raf kinase inhibitor-like protein has product MATIATTTLTVKSFAFKNNGFIPAKYTCDGTNINPDLMIEDIPSNAKSLAIIMDDPDAPGGTFSHWVMWDIPVRNNVIKENSKPGFQGRNSMGENKYSGPCPGSGIHHYHFRVYALDTRLGVLSRNTDRNGLLNMMKGHIISSADLIGLYER; this is encoded by the coding sequence ATGGCAACAATAGCAACAACAACCTTGACGGTGAAAAGTTTCGCTTTCAAGAACAATGGATTTATCCCAGCAAAATATACTTGTGACGGAACAAACATAAATCCGGATTTGATGATAGAAGATATTCCTTCAAATGCAAAAAGTCTGGCCATTATTATGGATGATCCCGATGCACCCGGTGGAACATTTTCACATTGGGTGATGTGGGACATTCCTGTAAGGAACAACGTGATTAAAGAAAACAGCAAACCAGGATTCCAGGGCAGAAACAGCATGGGTGAAAATAAGTATAGCGGTCCTTGTCCTGGCAGCGGGATACACCATTATCATTTTAGGGTTTACGCTTTAGACACTCGACTTGGTGTTTTGTCTCGCAATACAGATAGAAATGGGCTTTTGAACATGATGAAGGGGCACATTATTTCTTCTGCTGATTTGATAGGTTTGTATGAAAGATAG
- a CDS encoding four-helix bundle copper-binding protein, with the protein MEKQKIIDVLNFCAAQCTHCYDACHLEKETDMSRCMMDDQDCADICRLTGQLFERNSDNTDIFLRLCQEMCERCAEECDKYPQMEHCKKCAEACRKCAAMCNEQRLVH; encoded by the coding sequence ATGGAAAAGCAAAAAATTATTGACGTATTGAATTTTTGTGCCGCCCAATGCACACACTGTTATGATGCCTGCCATCTAGAAAAAGAAACAGACATGTCTCGATGCATGATGGACGATCAGGATTGTGCCGATATCTGCCGTTTGACGGGGCAATTATTCGAAAGAAACTCTGATAATACAGACATTTTTTTAAGATTATGCCAAGAAATGTGCGAAAGATGCGCCGAAGAATGCGATAAATACCCACAAATGGAACATTGCAAAAAATGCGCCGAAGCCTGTCGTAAATGTGCAGCAATGTGCAACGAGCAACGATTGGTGCATTAG
- a CDS encoding tRNA-binding protein, whose protein sequence is MDLTWTEFEKVEMRVGTILEVNDFPEARKPAYQLTIDFGSDIGIRKTSAQITKRYQKADLLHRQIVAVVNFPNKQIGKFMSECLVLGAMGEVGDVILLAPDFRIENGLRIG, encoded by the coding sequence ATGGATTTAACTTGGACTGAATTCGAAAAAGTGGAAATGCGCGTGGGAACCATTCTCGAAGTCAATGATTTTCCCGAAGCCAGAAAACCGGCTTACCAACTCACGATTGATTTTGGTTCCGATATCGGAATTCGAAAAACTTCGGCACAAATCACCAAACGCTATCAAAAAGCAGATTTGTTGCATCGACAGATTGTTGCCGTGGTGAATTTTCCCAATAAGCAAATCGGGAAGTTCATGAGCGAATGCCTGGTTTTGGGGGCGATGGGCGAGGTAGGCGACGTGATTTTGTTGGCACCCGATTTCAGGATTGAAAATGGGTTGCGGATAGGATAA
- a CDS encoding thioredoxin family protein: MSRTPSNMLALGTIAPEFYLKDTNSNESFSFSDLKGEKGTLVLFICNHCPFVHHVLEEIVMIANDYRVQGVGIIAISSNDVTNYPQDAPELMREFAFENKFEFPYLYDETQEVAKAYDAACTPDFFLFDNQDKLVYRGQLDDSRPGNGIPLSGSDLRGAIDGVIYNRIINPNQKPSMGCNIKWK, encoded by the coding sequence ATGTCACGAACTCCTTCCAATATGTTGGCACTCGGAACCATTGCTCCCGAGTTTTATCTAAAAGACACCAATTCTAACGAAAGCTTTTCATTTTCAGATTTAAAAGGCGAAAAGGGAACTTTGGTCCTGTTTATCTGCAACCATTGCCCTTTTGTACATCACGTTCTGGAGGAAATTGTCATGATTGCCAATGACTATAGGGTTCAAGGCGTTGGAATTATTGCCATTTCCAGTAATGACGTGACAAATTACCCTCAAGATGCGCCTGAATTAATGAGGGAATTCGCCTTCGAAAACAAGTTCGAATTTCCTTATTTATACGATGAAACCCAAGAAGTGGCCAAAGCCTATGACGCTGCCTGCACTCCCGATTTCTTTTTGTTTGACAACCAGGATAAATTGGTCTATCGAGGACAATTGGACGACAGCCGACCTGGAAACGGCATTCCGTTAAGCGGAAGTGATTTGCGTGGTGCCATTGATGGCGTGATTTACAACCGAATCATCAACCCCAATCAAAAACCAAGTATGGGCTGCAATATTAAGTGGAAGTAG
- a CDS encoding peptidylprolyl isomerase, whose translation MENGIYAKFNTAKGSILVKLTHDLTPGTVGNFVALAEGNMENKIKPQGVKFYDGLKFHRVIPDFMIQGGCPLGTGTGDPGYKFDDEFHPDLRHDAPGVLSMANSGPGSNGSQFFITHVATPWLDNKHTVFGNVVEGQDVVDAIAQGDALESVEILRVGEEAKNWNAIEAFVGLKGARLKRAAALKAESEAKMEKLAAGFEKTESGLRYQFIQRGDGKQAEKGKTVAVHYEGSLENGKVFDSSYPRKKPIEFKLGIGQVIEGWDEGIALLKVGDKARFVIPSDLGYGPAGAGGVIPPNATLIFDVELMDVK comes from the coding sequence ATGGAAAACGGAATATACGCTAAATTCAACACCGCCAAAGGGTCGATTTTGGTTAAACTAACACATGATTTAACTCCGGGAACTGTAGGGAACTTTGTAGCTCTTGCAGAAGGAAATATGGAGAATAAAATAAAACCTCAAGGGGTAAAATTCTACGATGGATTAAAATTTCATAGAGTAATTCCAGATTTCATGATTCAAGGAGGTTGTCCTCTTGGAACCGGAACAGGAGATCCAGGATACAAATTTGACGACGAGTTTCATCCTGATTTGCGTCACGATGCGCCGGGTGTTTTGTCGATGGCCAATTCTGGACCAGGTTCAAACGGTTCCCAATTTTTCATCACGCATGTGGCAACGCCATGGTTGGACAACAAACACACTGTTTTTGGAAATGTGGTTGAAGGTCAAGACGTGGTTGATGCCATTGCCCAAGGTGATGCTTTGGAATCGGTAGAAATTCTTAGAGTGGGTGAGGAAGCCAAGAACTGGAATGCCATCGAAGCTTTCGTGGGATTGAAAGGTGCCCGTCTAAAACGTGCTGCTGCCTTGAAAGCGGAATCAGAAGCAAAAATGGAAAAATTGGCTGCCGGTTTCGAAAAAACAGAAAGTGGTTTACGCTACCAATTCATCCAAAGAGGAGACGGTAAACAAGCCGAAAAAGGAAAAACAGTTGCTGTTCACTACGAAGGTTCATTAGAGAACGGAAAAGTTTTTGATTCTTCTTATCCAAGAAAAAAACCAATCGAATTCAAGTTGGGAATCGGTCAAGTTATCGAAGGTTGGGACGAAGGAATTGCCTTGTTGAAAGTAGGAGACAAAGCGCGTTTCGTTATTCCGTCGGATTTAGGTTACGGACCAGCAGGAGCTGGAGGCGTAATTCCGCCAAACGCCACCTTGATTTTCGACGTAGAATTGATGGACGTGAAGTAA
- a CDS encoding cupin domain-containing protein, which produces MQTFGASKEFIKDDEFDWEVVGEGIKRKIMGYDDTIMMVNVLFEKGSVGTPHEHYHSQVTNVAKGAFEVTIGGVTKIMKQGDCFYIPPHIVHGVVCLEDGLLIDVFSPIREDFMQKMTY; this is translated from the coding sequence ATGCAAACTTTTGGAGCAAGCAAGGAATTTATAAAAGACGACGAATTCGACTGGGAAGTAGTCGGCGAAGGTATCAAACGCAAAATAATGGGCTATGACGACACCATAATGATGGTCAACGTTCTTTTCGAGAAAGGATCTGTTGGAACTCCCCACGAACATTACCATTCGCAAGTGACCAACGTGGCCAAGGGCGCTTTTGAAGTGACCATTGGCGGCGTGACCAAAATAATGAAGCAAGGCGATTGTTTTTATATTCCGCCACACATCGTTCACGGCGTGGTTTGTCTGGAAGACGGTTTGTTGATAGACGTTTTCAGTCCGATTCGCGAAGATTTTATGCAGAAAATGACGTATTAA